A region of Desulfovibrio sp. DNA encodes the following proteins:
- the tssJ gene encoding type VI secretion system lipoprotein TssJ, which translates to MRKVLLLAALVAFAASGCGGGKTAPPSQYTNPSYSPQTMNWAFAPKALELTFISDPFLNEYEGAAHTLVVCVYQLQAPTAFQQLAATAPGISKLLECANFDASVVSSQRVIVQPGRNEAITVDRNEKAKFVAIACGYYDLNLGSATRVYEIPVSSSTSGSLWWKETTYEPGKLSKKILLGKTGIQTMGDGS; encoded by the coding sequence ATGCGGAAGGTGTTGTTACTGGCGGCGCTGGTGGCGTTCGCGGCGTCGGGTTGCGGAGGCGGAAAGACCGCTCCGCCGTCTCAGTACACCAATCCATCCTACAGCCCCCAGACCATGAACTGGGCTTTCGCGCCCAAGGCTCTGGAACTGACCTTCATCTCAGACCCCTTCCTCAACGAGTACGAGGGCGCGGCCCATACCCTTGTTGTCTGCGTCTATCAGCTTCAGGCACCCACGGCCTTCCAGCAGCTGGCCGCCACCGCTCCAGGCATCTCCAAACTCCTTGAATGTGCGAATTTCGACGCCAGCGTGGTCAGTTCGCAGCGCGTGATCGTGCAGCCCGGCCGCAACGAAGCGATCACAGTGGATCGCAACGAGAAGGCCAAGTTCGTGGCTATCGCCTGCGGTTACTACGACCTGAACCTTGGGTCTGCCACCCGTGTTTATGAAATTCCGGTCAGCTCCAGCACTTCGGGCTCGCTTTGGTGGAAGGAAACCACCTATGAGCCGGGCAAGCTTTCCAAGAAGATACTGCTCGGCAAAACCGGCATACAGACCATGGGGGACGGCTCGTGA
- the tssK gene encoding type VI secretion system baseplate subunit TssK, producing MSAQSPLYWHQGLFLTPQHFQLVDWHQHYKFTTQNKYSLRYFRGIGALELREDALAAKKIEVTRLEAMFTEGACVSYPGNAVVGTRSLDEAALESDKPVTVYLGIKKVNLQGGNVTVMPELAVTGQPSTTFITKADADSLPDLHGNGPPAQVKTMQFAVAVYFEHELPVLGDYLLIPVARVVREAEKIRFDEEFIPPCLTIGSSPALEKLVKDVSDLVASRARALEDYKMRGELTSKEFDPGYMVFLMALMTLNRYAPLFLHQVETLAVHPWDVYGTYRQFLGELSTFADDFGATGERFDGEKLVPSYNHDDLTACFTAARKLIERMIEGIGTSIELLAVFQKKDSYYVAEIPERVLTPTNRFWLIIRTDQTPESVPQTVLATVKLCASPLMATLLVKAVPGVPLTYSKNPPAGLPKRSGTHYFLLDTTNPLWLDVVRNKSLSMFWDSPPEDLSAHLAVLRGK from the coding sequence GTGAGCGCGCAATCGCCGCTTTACTGGCATCAGGGCCTTTTTCTTACGCCCCAGCATTTTCAACTGGTGGACTGGCACCAGCACTACAAATTCACCACGCAGAACAAGTACTCCCTGCGCTATTTCCGGGGAATCGGAGCACTGGAACTGCGCGAAGACGCCCTGGCGGCCAAGAAGATCGAGGTCACTCGCCTGGAGGCCATGTTCACCGAGGGCGCGTGCGTCAGCTACCCCGGCAACGCGGTGGTGGGCACCCGTTCCTTGGACGAAGCGGCCCTGGAATCGGACAAGCCGGTCACCGTGTATCTGGGCATAAAGAAGGTGAACCTGCAAGGCGGCAACGTGACCGTGATGCCGGAACTGGCGGTCACGGGCCAGCCTTCCACCACATTCATCACCAAGGCCGACGCGGATTCCCTGCCCGATCTGCACGGCAATGGGCCGCCGGCCCAGGTGAAGACCATGCAGTTCGCCGTTGCCGTGTATTTCGAGCATGAGCTGCCCGTTCTGGGTGATTACCTGCTCATCCCGGTTGCCCGCGTGGTACGCGAGGCGGAGAAAATCCGCTTCGACGAGGAGTTCATCCCCCCTTGCCTGACCATAGGCTCGAGCCCCGCCCTCGAAAAGCTGGTCAAAGACGTCTCCGACCTGGTGGCATCCCGCGCCCGCGCGCTGGAGGACTACAAGATGCGCGGGGAGCTTACTTCCAAGGAATTCGACCCGGGGTACATGGTCTTTCTGATGGCCCTGATGACGCTCAACCGCTACGCACCGCTTTTCTTGCACCAGGTTGAAACATTGGCCGTCCACCCCTGGGACGTCTACGGAACCTACCGGCAGTTTTTGGGCGAGCTCTCCACCTTTGCGGATGATTTCGGGGCCACCGGCGAGCGCTTCGACGGCGAAAAGCTCGTTCCCAGCTACAACCACGATGATTTGACAGCCTGCTTCACGGCTGCCCGCAAGCTTATCGAACGGATGATCGAGGGGATCGGCACGTCAATCGAACTCCTGGCCGTGTTCCAGAAGAAGGACAGTTATTACGTGGCCGAGATTCCAGAGCGCGTGCTCACGCCCACCAACCGCTTCTGGCTCATTATTCGCACCGACCAGACCCCCGAGTCCGTGCCCCAGACAGTCCTGGCCACGGTGAAGCTCTGCGCCTCGCCGCTCATGGCCACGCTCTTGGTCAAGGCCGTGCCCGGCGTGCCGCTCACCTATTCCAAGAATCCCCCGGCCGGACTCCCCAAACGCTCCGGCACCCATTACTTCCTGTTGGACACCACCAACCCGCTCTGGCTCGATGTGGTCCGCAACAAGTCTCTGTCGATGTTCTGGGACAGCCCGCCGGAGGACTTGAGCGCCCACTTGGCCGTGCTGAGGGGCAAATAG
- a CDS encoding alpha/beta fold hydrolase, with translation MAVFVLIHGAFTGGWIWGRTAKALRALGHDVHRPTLTGCGERAHLLRPEIVLAMHVEDVAQMLFHEDLDQAILVGHGYGGMIASAVAHRHGGKVAGVVHLDGVVPERGATFLEASGKGGGRLSARQNGSEWLVAPPPVETFGVRCREMARWLSVRLQPFPRQCLGTPYPYGTRDREKPCIYLRTTVLDDPAVGAQAARAALTGMRVLELATGPLPMVTNPGRLAKTLDSIVRHMGNGNPVRKNGQEPAWQTRNH, from the coding sequence GTGGCCGTCTTCGTTCTGATCCACGGGGCGTTCACCGGCGGATGGATTTGGGGCCGTACAGCCAAGGCCTTGCGCGCGCTGGGGCATGACGTGCATCGGCCAACCCTTACGGGATGCGGAGAGCGCGCGCACCTTCTACGTCCGGAGATCGTCCTGGCCATGCATGTGGAGGACGTGGCCCAGATGCTCTTTCACGAGGATTTGGATCAGGCGATACTTGTGGGCCATGGCTATGGGGGAATGATCGCCTCGGCAGTGGCCCACAGGCACGGCGGAAAGGTTGCCGGAGTGGTGCACCTTGACGGAGTGGTCCCTGAGCGAGGGGCGACTTTTCTTGAGGCATCCGGCAAGGGAGGCGGCAGGTTGAGCGCGCGGCAGAACGGCTCGGAGTGGCTCGTTGCTCCGCCTCCTGTGGAGACCTTTGGAGTGAGATGCCGGGAGATGGCGCGCTGGTTATCGGTTCGGCTTCAGCCGTTCCCTCGCCAATGCCTCGGCACCCCTTACCCTTATGGAACAAGAGACAGGGAAAAACCGTGCATCTATCTGCGCACCACTGTCCTGGATGATCCGGCAGTCGGGGCTCAGGCAGCCAGAGCGGCGCTTACGGGCATGAGGGTGTTGGAACTGGCCACAGGGCCATTGCCAATGGTTACCAATCCCGGTCGTTTGGCCAAAACGTTGGATTCGATTGTCCGGCACATGGGGAATGGTAATCCCGTCAGAAAAAACGGCCAGGAGCCGGCGTGGCAAACCCGGAACCATTGA
- a CDS encoding TOBE domain-containing protein — MNTLPTEIEGLLAKLDRSQLAFLANRALELAGEAKPCPAKLFVTAEGVKHLSDTQLVSLTEAFRNWLTAARPANRLARQRMWFVYLMLRFTGARLGEVLTLDGAQDIRLPEGVVTFKGGGEGEGREVLLPPEVAAELHACISAQDSRSVARELFKLDQGYVRRKFQERARDAGLPPDLANPRTLRHTRAVELLREGVPLVVLQRLLGHSSADLTAGYLNFSPADEQRILNYHIQRELIMKTSARNLFIGKVTHIAENGLLAEVDVTTGGGLTVTALITERSLKKMGITEGGQVTALVKAPFVLVDTGEDAPAASASNCYRAEVSQVLCDGVVCEVDMTLADSSSAVSVITQSSAKKLALAKGDKVWCYFKAMSVILVD; from the coding sequence ATGAACACCCTGCCAACCGAAATCGAAGGGCTTTTGGCAAAGCTCGACCGCAGCCAACTTGCCTTCCTGGCGAATCGCGCCCTGGAGTTGGCCGGCGAGGCAAAGCCCTGCCCGGCTAAACTCTTCGTAACCGCCGAAGGTGTTAAGCACTTAAGCGACACCCAATTGGTCAGCCTGACCGAGGCGTTCCGCAACTGGCTGACGGCCGCCCGGCCAGCGAACAGACTTGCCAGGCAGCGTATGTGGTTCGTCTACCTCATGCTTCGGTTCACCGGCGCCAGGCTGGGAGAGGTGCTCACCCTGGACGGAGCCCAGGATATCCGCCTGCCCGAGGGCGTGGTCACGTTCAAGGGAGGGGGCGAGGGAGAAGGCAGAGAGGTCCTCCTGCCCCCGGAAGTTGCGGCCGAGCTGCACGCGTGCATTTCAGCCCAGGACAGCCGATCCGTCGCCAGAGAGCTCTTCAAGCTGGACCAGGGCTACGTTCGGCGCAAATTCCAGGAGCGCGCCAGGGATGCCGGACTTCCCCCGGATTTGGCCAACCCGAGAACGCTTCGGCACACCCGGGCGGTGGAGCTCTTGCGAGAGGGCGTTCCGCTGGTGGTTCTCCAGCGGCTCCTGGGGCACAGCTCCGCCGATCTTACGGCCGGGTATCTGAACTTCAGCCCGGCCGACGAGCAGCGCATCCTCAACTACCATATTCAACGGGAACTCATCATGAAGACCAGCGCCCGCAATCTCTTCATCGGCAAGGTGACGCACATCGCCGAGAACGGCCTCCTGGCCGAGGTGGACGTGACCACCGGAGGCGGGCTCACGGTCACGGCGCTCATCACTGAAAGAAGCTTGAAGAAGATGGGAATAACCGAGGGCGGGCAGGTGACCGCCCTGGTGAAAGCCCCGTTCGTGCTGGTGGATACCGGGGAAGACGCCCCCGCTGCATCGGCCAGCAACTGCTACCGCGCCGAAGTGAGCCAGGTTCTATGCGACGGGGTGGTCTGCGAGGTGGACATGACCCTGGCCGATAGTTCGTCAGCGGTTTCGGTGATAACCCAGTCCAGCGCCAAGAAGCTCGCCCTTGCAAAAGGGGACAAGGTCTGGTGCTACTTCAAGGCAATGTCCGTGATTCTGGTGGACTGA
- a CDS encoding DotU family type IV/VI secretion system protein, translating to MRLADCFTPALTFVLDVVRKPQSFPEYEAARAKVEELLNSSGRMAKTLGVAASEFQDARFAVCAWMDEMILGSQWGGKSLWLHQPLQRTVYSTVNAGDEYFDRLEALLARMDKDFNFSVPGEKATVEELSFGDEDVREEGSCPLPKTQAPFAPPPSEDGVGIGLKGVLEVFGLTLMLGFTGKYFHPDDQAVLKSLRQKVVAAALGNVAKYGRDPAARLFPGLYGQDGSDTRGRRRFWRGMDWVDMVVVGLPVLAVAVLFFAYSFLLSGALRGFMGGP from the coding sequence GTGCGATTGGCGGATTGCTTCACGCCCGCCCTCACCTTCGTCCTGGACGTGGTGCGCAAACCGCAGTCCTTTCCCGAATACGAAGCGGCCCGGGCCAAGGTGGAGGAACTTCTGAATTCGTCCGGGCGTATGGCCAAGACCCTGGGCGTGGCCGCGTCCGAGTTCCAGGACGCCCGCTTCGCCGTGTGCGCCTGGATGGACGAGATGATCCTCGGGTCGCAGTGGGGCGGAAAAAGCCTGTGGCTGCATCAGCCCTTGCAGCGCACCGTGTACAGCACGGTCAACGCTGGCGATGAGTATTTCGACCGCCTTGAGGCCCTGCTGGCCAGGATGGACAAGGATTTCAACTTCTCGGTTCCGGGGGAGAAGGCCACGGTGGAGGAGCTTTCCTTCGGGGACGAGGATGTGCGGGAGGAAGGAAGCTGCCCCCTTCCCAAAACCCAGGCCCCGTTCGCGCCTCCTCCTTCAGAAGACGGAGTTGGTATCGGGTTGAAGGGCGTGCTCGAGGTCTTTGGGCTCACCCTGATGCTCGGCTTTACCGGAAAGTATTTTCACCCCGATGACCAGGCGGTTCTTAAGTCCCTTCGCCAGAAAGTGGTGGCCGCGGCTCTTGGAAACGTGGCCAAGTACGGGCGCGATCCGGCGGCCAGGCTCTTTCCCGGGCTTTATGGCCAGGACGGATCCGACACCCGGGGTCGGCGCAGATTCTGGCGCGGCATGGACTGGGTGGACATGGTGGTCGTGGGCCTGCCCGTCCTTGCGGTGGCGGTGCTCTTTTTCGCATACAGCTTCCTTCTGTCTGGAGCCTTGCGCGGCTTCATGGGCGGTCCGTAA